The sequence below is a genomic window from Pleuronectes platessa chromosome 13, fPlePla1.1, whole genome shotgun sequence.
ACATagggaaggaggatgagaaCCTGGGGAGTGTGAAGCAGTGTGTGACCAGCATCGATGTCTCTTCATGCTCGGTTAGTCACAAATGGGCTGctggcttttttcttttctttggatTGAAATGTTGAAGCTGTTCACATTTTTCAAGACACAGATCTTAGAATAAATCAAAGTGTATTAAAGTCATAGTCTGTTGGTCTCTCcggcagctgtcaatcacaatgtttcacacacaaacatctaatTAAAACCTAACTGATCAGAAACCCCCTGGTGTGTGTTGACAGGAGGATCCCAGTGGAGGAGCGAGCTGTCTGACTGATGGCGACACGGAAACGTACTGGGAGAGCGACGGCGTGCCGGGACAACACTGGATCCGGCTGCACATGAAGAGAGGCACTGTGGTGAAGTAAGAAGCCGctgagcaacaaaacaaattcaaactaacttaagtgtttttaatgttaattaTTATCCAAAACCCGAGCTGGCTGTATTTACACACTTCTCGATGTCTGCTGTCGACCTTGCTTTGCCAAGTGAGACGTCTCATTCCTTTGTTTCTTCACTTCTCTCTCCAGTAAGCTGATATTGACGGTGGACTCCACAGACGACAACTACATGCCCAAGAGAGTCACGGTgttcggaggagagggagacagctTGAAGAAAATGAGTGATGTCACCATAGACGAGTAAGACtctggaaaaaatatataattttcatTAAAAGCTCTTTGGGTCTCGCAGCTCATGCTTCAGTAGATGTGATACTTTCAGGTGTTTTCAaacctctgctctgtctctgcctctagTAACCTGATAGGAGAAGTGTGTGTACTGGAAGACATGACATCCCACCTGCCTGTCATTGAAATTCGAATTGAGGAATGTAGAGGTaatgcattttttatgtttgtacaTATTTAGGCAGACACTTCCTTTTTGATTTTAACACTTTTAATCTGTCTTTCTCAACCCTTTGCTCCGGAAGATGAGGGAATAGACGTCCGGATCCGGGGCTTGAAGATCAAGTCGTCCTGTGAGAGGGACTTGGGTCTGAACGCTGATGTTTTCCAGTCCTCTAACCTGGTGCGCTACCCCCGTCTGCAGGGCACCGAGCCGGACGTCCTGTATCGCAGAGCCTTAGTCATCCAGAGGCAGGTCCACGTTCATCATATTGCCAGTGTCTGCAAGGCTCAGAAAAATATGTGCAGTTCACGTCACAATGGTTTCAGaaattttatagatttttttttattcaagcaaCAAGCAAATCTCTAAGTTAGTTGTggttgtctctgtctcactctgcaGGTTCATCTGCCTCCTGGACAGTGTGCTCCCACACGTGGTGCCAGCCTGGGACTACAGCATGGGAACCTTTAACCAGATCAAAGTGAGTTAAAATATAAGAGCAGCCATAATATTTGTTCTTTTCCACCAGTTTTATTATCAATACACAGAGAGGGTTTACCCTGGGTGGCCTTTATTAAATGACTGTGTTCCTtcagtttagattttttttaaacctgtgtCTTCTCTGTCGCCCTCTAGAGTATAAAGCAGTTCCTGCTGCTGTCGAAGCGCCGCTCAGCCCTCATCACTCAGTGCCTGAAGGACTCTGAGACCAGTAAACCAAACCTCATGCCCCGACTCTACATCAACAGACGTCTGGCCATGGAGCACAAAGACAACCCGTCTCTGGACCCCACCTCCAAGAGTGCTGTGCTAATTCAGGTAACAACGAGACTCACAGACTGTTGACCTGAAAAGTCAACACTGAGAAACTTAATATTTTACTCTTAAACACTGAGATGGATCAATATAAataagttattattttttttccttgcaGGTGTATGAAGGCCTCAAGCCATCAGACAAATTTGAGAAGATTTTGGATTATaggtttgtatttgtttatcacTGCAGATATTTCTTTTCTGAGAATGTCTGTTAGTTGAGGGCAATAAAATCTACATCTTCAATCTTTCGTGTTGTACCTGTCAGGTGGCCGGCTAGCTACGACCAGTGGTGGGAGTGCAAGTTCATCGCAGAGGGAATCATTGATCAGGGTGGTGGATTTCGGGACAGCCTGGCCGACATGTCTGAGGAGCTGTGCCCGAGCTCAGCCGAGTGTCCGATGCCTCTGCCATTCTTCTGCCGCACATCCAACCAGGTGATCATCGCTGCTTGCACACTGTCACGACTCAGACTGGATGTGGCGTCTTTCTTAAACTTTCCTTCGCTGCTCCCTCAGGGCGCCTTGGAAGCCAAAGATTATTACGTCCCCAACCCATCCTGCAAAGAGTTCCACAAGTACGAGTGGATCGGTCAGATCATGGGAGCTGCTCTCAGAGGAAAGGATTTCTTGGTGAGTGATGCTCTCTCTCCACCCACTCCAGGTTGTTTGCATTGTTTGAATGCGTAGACTTGGTTTTCTgactttgttgtgtgtgtgatccctGCAGGTCTTGGCTCTGCCTGGGCTGGTGTGGAAGCAGCTGACTGGGGAAGCCATCACCTGGACTAAAGATTTCCCTGCTGTAGACTCAGTTCTGGTGAGGACATGGAAATTATCTATAGCTGCTCaacattcaatcaatcaacccTGTGTCTCAGCAGAGTAGATTACCTTTTACATTTCTCTGAAGTTTCATTGTCTAACTAAGACACCAACCTGCTGCACCCTCCTATTTGTTGAGTCTTTGTGTCAcgttaaatatgtgtgtgtgtgtgtgtgtgtgtgttcaggtaaaCTTGCTGGAGGCCATTGAGAACATGGACCAAGCGACGTTTGAGTTCCGGTTTGGGGAGGAGCTGGTGTACACCACCCTGCAGAGCGATGGCCAGATGGTGGATCTCATCCCTGGTGGCAGTAACGTGGCCGTGCGCTACGAGGACCGCAGCGAGTTCGTCCGCCTGGTGCAGAAAGCTCGGCTGGACGAGAGCAAGAAGCAGGTCAGACTTCAGTATGCTGACACTTTGTCTTCCAGTATAATGCAACTTGGAATGTGGTAAGACTTAGTTTATCGTGTGTGGTGCAGATTGCAGCCATGCAGGCGGGGCTGCTGAAGGTGGTTCCTCAGGCGGTGCTGGACCTGCTCACCTGGCAGGAGGCGGAAAAGAAAGTGTGTGGAGACCCAGAGATCACTGTGGAAGCCTTGAGACGACTCAGTGAGTGTCCAGATGTTTCATTTAATCACACATCTGTCGGGATGTCCGTCTGTTCCACTAAAGTTAACCATCAATTGAGTTAACATGAAACATTGCAGAGACTTTTACTGTCGGTGATGAATCCATGTGACTTTTGGGAACATGGTGAAATGGCAACGACAAAGTTTAATCACACAAGATGTTCAGGTCTCTGCATCATTGTTATAAAACCAGAGTGTTGTTTCCATCTCCACCAGCACGATATGAAGACCTGGAACAAAATGACGGCCGGGTGCAGTACTTGTGGGAAGCGCTGACAAACTTTACCAATGGTCAGTTCATTGTTTATTTGCTCTTCGCAGTATTGAATATCCTAAACATATTGGTCTATTTGTTGTGATGAAATAAACAGCAGCTCTCTGCATCACTGTGGAGATGAGGAGGCTGAactgtgtgtgactgactgtgttttcatattttgtgtCCTCAGAGGATCGCAGCCGGTTTCTGAGGTTTGTAACTGGGAGAAGTCGTCTTCCTGCGCCGATCTACGTCTTTCCTGACAAGCAGGGGTGAGCACTCCTACATCTCAAAACACAGACAATACAGAAttctgttcatttaaaatgtatcatGGAACATTATGCTTTtagtttatgtatttttttatgttttctgtttcctgactCAGCTCTGAAACGACAGATTCACTTCCACAGTCCTCCACATGTTCCTCCACTCTTTATTTACCCAACTATCCCAGGTATAGCAATGTGTACTGCTGTGTTTATGACGTACCAGTGGCTGTTATCctaaagtttacattaaaatGACAGTGAGGCATTATGAAGGGGATAACTGTCTGATCACTTCTGTCCTGCAGTGCAAAGGTTTGTGAGGAGAAGCTGCGTTACGCTGCGTACAACTGTGTGGCCATCGACACAGACATGAGCCCCTGGGAGGAGtgatctctgctgctccactgaatGAACTCTGCTCACTTTACAAATCACTGATGAATGCAGATCGCTTGCTACGCTGATCACCATATCTACACAATTGCCAATTTAATCTATgctgtatataaataaagaaatatatggAAACATGGAGATTGTTTTAATGACGTTTTGTGGATGAAACATGAAATTTGCTTTTACAAGTTGTGACAGGTTTGACAATGTCAGTGGCGCATtatgtaaaaatatttaaatattctaGTATCTTTGggtgaaatacacaaaataaaacaagcagCAAATAAAGAGAAAGGTCTGCATTTTTAAGAGCTCAGTAATAATACAGAGTGATTGACATTGTTAATTATGAAATGACAGAATCAtgaattgtaagtcgctttggataaaagcgtcagctaaattaaatgtaatgtaatgtaattgtcCACCTGAATAATATTCAAtcataaaatgattaaaaatattaaagaggTACATCCTTGATTCAGGAAATTGTAATATGACAAAGAGGATAAATAAGATTCTTCATTTTATAGATGGAGAACCTTTTATATGGATGTAGATTGATATGTAAGAACCATGGTAAGAACATATGCATAGCTAGAAATCTATACATGTGAATGAGTATTAACTAATTTGTTGTAAAATTTACATCGAGCAATATGTAAATCATatcataaatgtgtgtttaataaaacacacattagaAAATTTAACAACGTTATTAATTGATCACTATAAAAACGAGAATGTAGCCAAAGGTGTTCATATTTCTACATGGTATACATAAGTACTTTGTGGGTAGTATTTTATTCTATATAGATAGATCTATTCGTAGCTAtttgtgaaatgtgaaatacaataacTGCGAATGAAAACATatcaactaataaaaaaaaattaaatcattacTCCAATGTGTTTaagaaacaaaatacaaaacaaacatacgAATAACATGAAATTAAAAGTCACAATGTTGAAtcctatttatttaaaaaccaccACGTTGTTACCAAAACCTCGTTCgcgggtgtgtgtgttcaggtctcGCGAGAGCACGTGTCTTCAAACTTGCCCATGATCCTTTGCAGGCCCTCTTTCTAGCCGGCGCCTGAGAATGGGTACGTGTTGTGATCTCGGGTCGGAGGGAGAATCTTTGTCCATCTGCTGTTTTATCGAAGGAAGAATCCATCGATGGTTGTTCTGTGTTAAAGATGAACGTTATTCAAACTGTTCTACTTCCATCTTGTGCGGCTGCGGCCCGTCGATTTATATCTAATTTAACTTCTTCTCCCGTGTACGTCTGAGCCAAGATGGCCGCACGTACCCGTGTTTTAGAGTTAGCAGCTCACTGGTGGACGTGTGGCTGTAAACTGGGCCCAGTTCGCAGGCTGTTGAGCTTCAGAGACGTTTCAGCACAGTGGAACCGCTGCTGTCGAA
It includes:
- the hectd3 gene encoding E3 ubiquitin-protein ligase HECTD3, producing MTLGDNPHLLLGRIRFLNRCIESFRRSEPVPESLCYVPREVCYKICKDSSATSGAASGASAGGSGAGKTLVPVYESPHQVPHSKRTCKYNIEPKKGTCIRTTGEEYCNSQGLWVKLSKEQLEEHRPGQELEEGWIMVCKHTEGGDRLVPVESLETVSRQQQLFGYDHKPCNRWEQVVDVENALYIGAKPKIAECDNAAVQKLRYVPPTWTYECDEDLVHYFYDHIGKEDENLGSVKQCVTSIDVSSCSEDPSGGASCLTDGDTETYWESDGVPGQHWIRLHMKRGTVVNKLILTVDSTDDNYMPKRVTVFGGEGDSLKKMSDVTIDDNLIGEVCVLEDMTSHLPVIEIRIEECRDEGIDVRIRGLKIKSSCERDLGLNADVFQSSNLVRYPRLQGTEPDVLYRRALVIQRFICLLDSVLPHVVPAWDYSMGTFNQIKSIKQFLLLSKRRSALITQCLKDSETSKPNLMPRLYINRRLAMEHKDNPSLDPTSKSAVLIQVYEGLKPSDKFEKILDYRWPASYDQWWECKFIAEGIIDQGGGFRDSLADMSEELCPSSAECPMPLPFFCRTSNQGALEAKDYYVPNPSCKEFHKYEWIGQIMGAALRGKDFLVLALPGLVWKQLTGEAITWTKDFPAVDSVLVNLLEAIENMDQATFEFRFGEELVYTTLQSDGQMVDLIPGGSNVAVRYEDRSEFVRLVQKARLDESKKQIAAMQAGLLKVVPQAVLDLLTWQEAEKKVCGDPEITVEALRRLTRYEDLEQNDGRVQYLWEALTNFTNEDRSRFLRFVTGRSRLPAPIYVFPDKQGSETTDSLPQSSTCSSTLYLPNYPSAKVCEEKLRYAAYNCVAIDTDMSPWEE